A window of Methanorbis rubei contains these coding sequences:
- a CDS encoding SPFH domain-containing protein, which yields MALFSKVNKKIGSGSDIEGADSRKGFYWVEDKKGDNVMWRLPRNVMWNDNVLVREDEYGIFFRDGKALAVFDRPDRYALTTQNIPVLKDIAGTVLGNVQIGEFFWVQKREFRDKFGTSQPLAFRDVDFGVVQLRIFGQFSYKVVAPLQLITEFVGTKGLTKSEEIVDWLKAQIVVVLNDTLGELKAKKQMGVLDMPAYLQEIEQLCLAKLGRETEIYGVKIMKFAGLNINMPEEVQEAINKRGAMSALGVNYIQYQSGKAIEGIGAGAAQGGGEGAGFAMMGAGMGAGVGMGNMMAQGMAGMAAGQPAPFGGQPGTSQVQCQKCGTAAPTGTKFCPECGTAMAPPAAAGKCAKCGAALAAGAKFCPECGTPIGSPKCPACGAELLAGTKFCSECGQKI from the coding sequence ATGGCATTATTTTCGAAAGTTAACAAAAAAATCGGATCCGGCTCCGATATTGAAGGGGCAGACTCCAGAAAAGGTTTCTACTGGGTTGAGGACAAGAAAGGCGACAATGTGATGTGGCGCCTCCCGAGAAACGTGATGTGGAACGACAACGTTCTCGTTCGCGAGGATGAGTATGGTATCTTCTTCCGTGACGGAAAGGCTCTCGCGGTCTTTGACCGGCCTGACCGGTATGCACTGACGACCCAAAACATTCCGGTTCTCAAAGATATCGCAGGAACGGTTCTCGGTAATGTGCAGATCGGCGAGTTCTTCTGGGTGCAGAAGAGAGAGTTCCGGGATAAGTTCGGAACAAGCCAACCTCTGGCATTCCGCGACGTGGACTTCGGCGTTGTGCAGCTGAGAATATTCGGCCAGTTCTCGTACAAGGTTGTCGCCCCGCTCCAGCTGATTACGGAATTTGTCGGCACCAAGGGTCTGACGAAGTCTGAGGAAATTGTTGACTGGCTTAAGGCGCAGATTGTTGTTGTCCTCAATGACACGCTGGGCGAGCTGAAGGCAAAGAAACAGATGGGAGTTCTTGATATGCCTGCATACTTGCAGGAGATTGAGCAGCTTTGCCTCGCAAAGCTTGGCCGCGAGACCGAGATTTACGGCGTAAAGATCATGAAGTTCGCCGGTCTGAACATCAATATGCCTGAGGAGGTTCAGGAGGCGATCAACAAGCGCGGCGCAATGTCAGCTCTTGGCGTGAACTATATCCAGTACCAGTCCGGTAAGGCGATTGAGGGGATAGGGGCTGGCGCCGCGCAGGGCGGCGGCGAAGGCGCAGGCTTTGCGATGATGGGTGCAGGTATGGGGGCCGGTGTCGGTATGGGCAATATGATGGCCCAGGGCATGGCAGGAATGGCAGCGGGCCAGCCTGCTCCGTTCGGCGGTCAGCCGGGCACATCGCAGGTCCAGTGCCAGAAGTGCGGGACTGCAGCGCCGACAGGAACGAAGTTCTGTCCTGAGTGCGGAACAGCTATGGCGCCGCCCGCGGCAGCAGGCAAATGTGCAAAATGCGGTGCAGCACTTGCCGCAGGTGCAAAGTTCTGCCCTGAGTGCGGAACTCCGATCGGGTCACCGAAGTGTCCTGCCTGTGGGGCAGAGCTTTTGGCAGGAACAAAATTCTGTTCTGAGTGCGGGCAGAAGATCTGA
- a CDS encoding tetratricopeptide repeat protein: protein MTFHPTNNPVFWKQTADELLAAKRFEKAAAAFQQLCDLTPNDADAWCGLGQSLAGLERYGDAVASFERSLVLRPDAQNSLEGLANCYEARGEFEKMTACRIRLGKLSE, encoded by the coding sequence ATGACATTTCACCCGACGAATAATCCGGTGTTCTGGAAGCAGACCGCTGATGAACTTCTCGCGGCAAAGCGTTTTGAGAAAGCTGCCGCGGCATTTCAGCAGTTGTGCGACTTAACACCAAACGATGCGGATGCATGGTGCGGACTCGGGCAGTCACTCGCGGGCCTTGAGCGGTACGGGGACGCAGTTGCCTCATTTGAGCGGTCACTGGTACTGCGGCCTGACGCGCAGAACTCTCTTGAAGGCCTCGCCAACTGTTATGAGGCACGCGGTGAGTTTGAGAAGATGACCGCATGCCGCATCAGGCTTGGCAAACTCTCAGAGTAG
- the ilvE gene encoding branched-chain-amino-acid transaminase, whose amino-acid sequence MLVYIDGKFFPENEAKVSIFDHGFLYGDGVFEGIRAYDGRVFRLAEHVDRLFDSAKAIDLVPPVTKEEMAEIIKETLRKNNLKNAYIRPIISRGVGSMGLDPHRCPKPTVVCAASEWGAMYGDLYETGLTGVTVCVRRNTPDSLPPNIKSLNYLNNILGKIEANYKGGDEAIFLDRTGKLAEGSGDNIYLVKNGKLYTPPTINNLKGITRQVLLELLDKIGVPYEVCELGLFDLYTADEVMVTGTAAEICAITKIDGRIVGDGKPGSVYRKLLPVFQEVTRTEGDAY is encoded by the coding sequence ATGTTAGTATATATCGATGGAAAATTCTTCCCCGAAAACGAGGCGAAGGTATCCATTTTTGATCACGGTTTCCTCTACGGCGATGGTGTGTTCGAGGGAATCCGTGCCTACGACGGACGTGTGTTCCGGCTTGCCGAGCACGTGGACCGTCTGTTTGACTCAGCAAAGGCGATTGATCTTGTGCCTCCCGTAACAAAGGAAGAGATGGCAGAGATCATCAAAGAGACGCTGCGCAAAAATAATCTCAAAAATGCCTACATCCGCCCGATCATCAGCCGCGGTGTCGGTTCGATGGGTCTTGACCCGCACAGATGCCCAAAACCGACCGTGGTCTGCGCAGCAAGCGAGTGGGGCGCAATGTACGGCGACCTCTATGAGACCGGTCTGACCGGAGTAACCGTGTGTGTCCGCAGAAACACGCCGGACTCCCTTCCGCCAAACATCAAGTCCCTGAACTATCTCAACAATATCCTTGGAAAAATTGAGGCAAATTACAAAGGCGGCGACGAGGCAATCTTCCTTGACCGCACCGGAAAACTTGCAGAAGGCTCAGGCGACAACATCTATCTGGTAAAGAACGGCAAACTCTACACGCCGCCAACCATCAACAACCTCAAGGGAATCACCCGTCAGGTGCTTCTTGAGCTTCTGGACAAGATCGGTGTGCCCTATGAGGTCTGCGAACTTGGTCTGTTCGATCTCTACACCGCAGACGAAGTAATGGTCACAGGAACCGCTGCTGAAATCTGCGCAATCACCAAGATCGACGGCCGTATTGTCGGCGACGGTAAGCCAGGGTCAGTCTACCGCAAGCTGCTTCCGGTATTTCAGGAAGTCACCAGAACCGAAGGCGACGCCTACTGA
- a CDS encoding molybdenum cofactor biosynthesis protein MoaE, producing the protein MVLAVQKENIDIGALIAASRTHADGAQIVFIGCVRDDNMDALEIEAFVPVAEKDLADIAAEAIEKFQLNSVDIIHRYGRLTLGETIVVIVVGAGHRPEAYEGSRYIIERLKERVPIWKQEITGDRKGDWVHGA; encoded by the coding sequence ATGGTACTTGCAGTACAAAAAGAGAATATTGATATCGGCGCACTGATCGCTGCATCACGAACGCATGCTGACGGCGCTCAGATTGTGTTTATCGGCTGTGTCCGTGATGACAACATGGACGCTCTCGAAATTGAGGCGTTTGTTCCGGTCGCTGAAAAAGATCTTGCAGATATTGCTGCTGAAGCAATAGAAAAGTTTCAGCTGAACTCAGTGGACATCATCCACCGCTACGGCAGACTCACCCTTGGCGAGACGATTGTGGTGATTGTGGTCGGTGCCGGCCACCGTCCTGAGGCATACGAAGGTTCGCGCTACATCATCGAGCGATTGAAGGAGAGAGTTCCTATCTGGAAGCAGGAGATCACCGGCGACCGCAAAGGCGACTGGGTTCACGGTGCATGA
- a CDS encoding MoaD/ThiS family protein — MTEVTILAFAKFREQFGEKNMITTDSGATVLAALEKFAEIIPAARGELFEENRLRGHVIIMYNRERIDSEEAAEITVGEGDEIVLYPPVSGG, encoded by the coding sequence ATGACTGAAGTAACAATACTGGCGTTCGCGAAGTTTCGCGAACAGTTCGGCGAAAAAAATATGATCACTACAGACTCAGGGGCAACAGTTCTTGCGGCTCTTGAGAAGTTCGCAGAAATAATCCCCGCAGCACGCGGGGAGCTCTTTGAAGAGAACAGACTTCGCGGTCATGTTATCATCATGTACAACCGCGAGCGTATCGACTCAGAAGAGGCAGCAGAAATCACCGTAGGTGAGGGTGATGAGATCGTGCTCTACCCGCCGGTCTCGGGAGGATAA
- a CDS encoding HesA/MoeB/ThiF family protein, producing the protein MNERYIRQIPVIGNEGQRKLDEATVFLAGAGGLGSPVALYLAAAGVGHIRVADCDVVEVTNLNRQILHRQDRIGMPKAASAKLTLEAFNPDIKVTAFSSFIDEKTAPQLIGDADIIVDAMDNFVARYVLNEFSQRTGIPLMHGGVAGLSGQATLIIPGITPCLSCIFPNAQTTKGTPILGSAAGVIGSIEAQETIKYLTGSPDNLAGKLLLWDGAVNSMDVFSVKKSSRCSVCSGKTITEDTQ; encoded by the coding sequence ATGAACGAGCGATACATCCGACAAATTCCGGTCATCGGGAACGAGGGCCAGAGAAAACTTGACGAGGCTACCGTGTTTCTCGCAGGAGCCGGCGGGCTCGGTTCACCGGTCGCACTCTATCTTGCGGCAGCAGGCGTCGGCCACATCAGGGTCGCTGACTGCGATGTGGTGGAAGTCACCAACCTGAACCGCCAGATTCTGCACCGGCAGGATCGGATCGGCATGCCAAAAGCAGCGTCAGCGAAGCTGACTCTTGAAGCCTTCAACCCTGACATCAAAGTAACCGCGTTCTCCTCGTTCATCGATGAAAAAACTGCGCCGCAGCTGATAGGGGATGCCGACATCATCGTTGATGCGATGGACAACTTCGTAGCCCGATATGTGCTCAATGAATTTTCGCAAAGAACAGGAATTCCTCTTATGCATGGAGGAGTCGCAGGCCTTTCCGGTCAGGCAACACTGATAATCCCGGGCATTACCCCGTGCTTATCCTGCATATTCCCAAACGCCCAGACCACGAAAGGCACGCCAATTCTTGGATCGGCCGCAGGGGTTATCGGGTCGATTGAAGCGCAGGAGACCATAAAATACCTGACCGGTTCTCCGGATAACCTTGCAGGAAAACTCCTGCTCTGGGACGGGGCAGTGAACAGCATGGATGTTTTCTCGGTAAAGAAAAGTTCGAGATGTTCTGTCTGTTCAGGAAAAACCATTACCGAGGATACCCAATGA
- a CDS encoding TfuA-related McrA-glycine thioamidation protein — protein sequence MPSAVVFIGPSLPPEEARTILSDAEYLPPAKRGDLTAAAASGAKVIVLIDGVFFQDRAVGHREILSAIRSGIKVVGSSSMGALRASEMDTLGMIGIGEIYRWYKDGKINADDEVGLVYDPETHTALSEPMVNIRASFAAAKEAAVISDEEEAELLRACKAIYYPDRTYRRVLRDAGIAEDTKSALALWLKTNAVDQKRHDAVECLKTVRGMV from the coding sequence ATGCCGAGCGCCGTCGTATTCATCGGCCCAAGTCTACCGCCTGAAGAGGCGCGGACAATTCTTTCGGACGCAGAGTATCTGCCTCCGGCAAAGCGCGGTGACCTGACCGCAGCCGCAGCGTCAGGTGCAAAAGTAATCGTCTTAATCGACGGCGTGTTCTTTCAGGACCGAGCGGTAGGCCACCGCGAAATTCTTTCGGCGATTCGTTCCGGCATCAAAGTGGTCGGCTCGTCCTCGATGGGAGCTCTGCGGGCGTCGGAGATGGACACGCTTGGAATGATCGGCATCGGCGAGATTTATCGGTGGTATAAGGATGGAAAAATCAATGCCGACGATGAAGTGGGGCTCGTCTATGATCCGGAAACGCACACTGCCCTCTCTGAACCGATGGTGAACATCCGCGCAAGTTTTGCCGCGGCAAAGGAGGCCGCGGTCATCAGTGATGAAGAAGAGGCAGAGCTTCTTCGTGCCTGCAAGGCAATCTATTATCCTGACCGCACCTACCGGCGGGTTCTCCGTGATGCGGGAATTGCAGAGGATACAAAATCTGCACTTGCCCTGTGGCTGAAAACAAACGCCGTGGATCAGAAACGCCATGACGCGGTTGAGTGCCTGAAAACAGTACGAGGTATGGTATGA
- a CDS encoding YcaO-related McrA-glycine thioamidation protein has protein sequence MIELQPSPKVYCGQTERSKTPEETLASIEPLVQIVGITRVADITNLDRIGIPVYSCIRPTAADGAISVYNGKGGTEAEARVAGIMEGIERYSAEAMPRDLAATSYEMLSLTEDCIHPEDLILPKTTDARMELPWMDAWDLTNNCPVKVPLCTVIHPNPHYLPGLFRSSSNGIASGNTIEEAVFYALTEVIERDSWSLVEATRETGPAITDLTGHAAEMLAKFTEAGVEVTLKDITSDLGVPTIAAVADDVTLKDPRLLTIGMGTHTNPEIAVIRALSEVAQSRATQIHGAREDATIASFREMMGYDRVKRMNAYWFKTESTKSFSEIAGCATPDFKTDILAIIERLKAAGLERVIVCDLTDPGLEIPVVRVIVPGLECFTIDNERRGKRCIDAERRRIHRPKSTA, from the coding sequence ATGATAGAGCTTCAACCGTCTCCGAAAGTCTACTGCGGCCAGACCGAACGCAGCAAAACTCCTGAGGAGACGCTTGCATCCATCGAACCGCTGGTCCAGATTGTCGGCATCACCCGTGTTGCAGATATAACAAACCTTGACCGGATCGGAATACCGGTCTACTCCTGTATCCGCCCGACCGCAGCGGACGGTGCGATCTCCGTCTATAACGGAAAAGGAGGAACCGAAGCCGAGGCACGGGTCGCAGGAATCATGGAAGGAATTGAACGCTACTCAGCAGAAGCCATGCCGCGCGATCTTGCGGCGACTTCGTATGAGATGCTCTCCCTCACCGAGGACTGTATTCACCCTGAAGATCTCATCCTTCCGAAAACAACCGATGCCCGCATGGAACTTCCCTGGATGGATGCATGGGACCTTACGAACAACTGCCCGGTAAAAGTCCCCCTCTGCACCGTGATTCATCCAAACCCCCACTACCTTCCCGGACTCTTCCGCTCCAGCTCCAACGGGATTGCATCCGGCAACACAATCGAAGAGGCAGTCTTCTATGCCCTGACCGAGGTCATCGAGCGTGACTCATGGTCGCTGGTCGAAGCAACGCGGGAGACAGGACCGGCAATCACCGACCTCACCGGCCATGCCGCCGAGATGCTTGCAAAGTTTACGGAGGCAGGGGTCGAAGTCACGCTGAAGGACATCACCTCTGACCTCGGCGTCCCGACGATTGCAGCGGTTGCTGACGACGTCACCCTCAAAGACCCGAGGCTTCTGACAATTGGAATGGGGACCCACACAAATCCTGAGATTGCGGTGATTCGGGCACTCTCCGAAGTAGCGCAAAGCCGGGCAACGCAGATTCACGGAGCACGCGAGGATGCAACCATCGCATCGTTCCGCGAGATGATGGGCTATGATCGCGTGAAGAGGATGAATGCCTACTGGTTCAAGACCGAGTCGACAAAATCGTTCTCTGAGATCGCGGGTTGCGCGACACCGGACTTCAAGACCGACATTCTCGCAATCATTGAACGGCTGAAGGCCGCGGGTCTCGAACGGGTGATTGTGTGCGACCTCACCGACCCTGGCCTTGAAATTCCGGTCGTCCGCGTGATTGTTCCGGGGCTTGAGTGCTTTACGATTGATAATGAACGCAGAGGTAAGAGGTGCATTGATGCCGAGCGCCGTCGTATTCATCGGCCCAAGTCTACCGCCTGA
- the fdhD gene encoding formate dehydrogenase accessory sulfurtransferase FdhD, whose protein sequence is MSTSLLTSCKGYRYENGTVAEIDDVVVSEEVITLHLNGSEYLKIVASNEYLTEFGAGFFIASGVAEKILSVCVDGTDIFVDAVVRDAPSAKTERCVSSDGTITPDEIFSLRESLNAEAWQQSGGLHCAALWHNHSCAFVASDIGRHNAVDKVIGWMVLQGLAPSLCAIGCTGRQPAGMVAKAVNAGIPIIVSRAAATLQGAALAESSGVTLVGFAREGRFTVYSRPNRITDLNPTSGEPKPAQNCGALASPLRGLRYRDGTVVPVEDAAVAEDVVTLYLNGSEFIKTVASLEHLSEFAVGFFVDAGLVCSASDIRSVKVEGASVYVDAVCTVCVAGEMESSGGFAPHKPRGHAEAGGSITPDEIFIIREAINAEVWDATGGLHCAVLFHNHQVVFLASDIGRHNAVDKVIGYMILNNIPPTECAIGSTGRQPAGMVTKAANAGIPIIVSRAASTEKGIKTAQTSHVTLICFARPPRFTIYTHPERVDMK, encoded by the coding sequence ATGAGTACAAGCCTCCTTACGTCCTGCAAAGGCTACCGGTACGAGAACGGAACTGTTGCCGAGATCGATGATGTCGTGGTCAGTGAAGAGGTCATCACCCTCCATCTCAATGGATCAGAGTATCTGAAAATTGTTGCGAGCAACGAGTATCTCACCGAGTTTGGCGCAGGTTTTTTCATCGCATCGGGAGTTGCGGAAAAAATTCTTTCAGTGTGTGTTGACGGGACTGATATTTTTGTGGACGCAGTAGTTCGGGATGCGCCTTCTGCGAAAACAGAGAGATGCGTGAGCAGTGACGGAACAATAACGCCGGATGAGATCTTTTCCCTTCGCGAATCTCTGAATGCCGAGGCATGGCAGCAGTCCGGCGGTCTGCACTGCGCAGCACTCTGGCACAATCACTCCTGTGCGTTTGTGGCGTCTGATATCGGCAGGCACAATGCGGTTGACAAGGTGATCGGATGGATGGTGCTTCAGGGGCTGGCCCCCTCCCTCTGCGCGATCGGCTGCACCGGCAGGCAACCGGCAGGCATGGTTGCAAAAGCGGTGAATGCTGGCATCCCAATTATCGTATCCCGTGCTGCGGCAACGCTTCAAGGAGCAGCGCTTGCAGAGTCGTCTGGCGTTACGCTGGTTGGGTTTGCCCGCGAAGGCAGGTTCACCGTCTACTCCCGTCCCAACCGTATAACTGATCTGAATCCAACATCCGGCGAGCCAAAACCTGCGCAGAACTGCGGAGCTCTTGCCTCCCCGCTTCGCGGTCTTCGCTACCGCGACGGTACTGTAGTGCCTGTTGAGGATGCCGCGGTTGCCGAGGATGTGGTAACTCTGTATCTGAACGGCAGTGAGTTCATCAAAACCGTCGCAAGCCTTGAGCATCTGTCTGAGTTTGCGGTAGGATTTTTTGTGGATGCAGGGCTTGTCTGCTCTGCATCAGATATCAGATCCGTGAAGGTCGAAGGGGCCTCTGTGTATGTGGACGCGGTCTGCACTGTCTGTGTTGCAGGCGAGATGGAGTCTTCCGGAGGATTTGCCCCGCACAAACCCCGCGGTCATGCCGAGGCCGGCGGCAGCATTACGCCTGATGAAATATTCATCATCCGTGAAGCAATCAACGCCGAGGTCTGGGACGCAACCGGCGGTCTGCACTGTGCGGTGCTGTTCCATAACCATCAGGTGGTGTTCCTTGCGTCAGACATCGGCAGGCACAACGCGGTCGACAAGGTGATCGGGTACATGATCCTGAACAATATTCCCCCAACCGAGTGTGCGATCGGCAGCACCGGCAGACAGCCTGCCGGAATGGTGACAAAAGCCGCGAATGCTGGCATTCCTATTATTGTATCCCGTGCCGCATCAACCGAGAAAGGGATCAAAACCGCGCAAACCTCGCACGTGACCCTCATCTGCTTTGCCCGCCCGCCGCGGTTTACGATCTATACGCATCCGGAACGTGTCGATATGAAATAA
- a CDS encoding DUF5611 family protein has product MQEYEVKRGMTKDLPDRIAAGFTDIFEATPAEKDGHYKISYGSMSRLEVWAGEKNKTVIVDTETNKEVLAMPDEQADKIILDTNKRFRQYLDHITGFTTKERVKRAKKAADAEN; this is encoded by the coding sequence ATGCAGGAATATGAAGTTAAGCGTGGAATGACCAAGGATCTGCCTGACCGCATTGCCGCAGGATTCACTGACATCTTTGAGGCAACACCAGCAGAAAAGGATGGACACTACAAGATCTCGTACGGGAGCATGTCGCGTCTTGAGGTCTGGGCCGGAGAGAAAAACAAAACCGTCATCGTTGACACCGAGACCAATAAAGAAGTCCTTGCAATGCCTGACGAACAGGCAGACAAGATTATTCTTGACACCAACAAAAGATTCCGCCAGTATCTGGATCACATCACCGGTTTTACCACAAAAGAGCGGGTAAAGCGGGCGAAGAAGGCCGCTGACGCTGAAAACTAA
- a CDS encoding proteasome assembly chaperone family protein, with protein MDVTEAVRVESPAPTAKEIILLTGFPGAGLVGSIALQYLVETAGFVHLGNVTSRFLPQISLATNGLAQAPVRLYEKDNYVAILADVPVPPQVSYEFSAAMIAWFSKKTTITDIVVVGGVSSSGETERVFGVATTPEALEKIKDTTIILPALSITGVSGSLIIEAQLRGIPATGFLVETNFNVDPRAAIEALKALNSRYGFNVDTAPLMEQADQVEAMMHQLANDVLDQEQSEEKPISAGEQMMYG; from the coding sequence ATGGATGTAACCGAAGCCGTCCGCGTGGAGTCCCCTGCGCCGACAGCAAAAGAGATTATACTTCTGACCGGTTTCCCGGGTGCAGGTCTTGTGGGGAGTATTGCCCTGCAGTACCTTGTGGAAACCGCAGGTTTTGTTCACCTCGGCAATGTCACGAGCAGATTTCTGCCGCAGATCTCTCTTGCCACTAACGGCCTTGCCCAGGCACCGGTCAGGCTGTATGAAAAGGACAACTACGTCGCAATTCTTGCCGACGTACCAGTTCCACCGCAGGTATCCTACGAGTTCTCTGCTGCCATGATTGCATGGTTCTCCAAGAAAACCACCATAACTGATATTGTGGTTGTTGGAGGAGTCAGTTCCAGCGGCGAAACAGAAAGGGTGTTTGGTGTTGCAACAACTCCTGAAGCGCTGGAAAAGATCAAGGATACCACAATCATTCTTCCCGCACTCAGCATCACCGGAGTTTCCGGCAGCCTCATCATCGAAGCACAGCTTCGCGGCATTCCCGCAACCGGATTTCTGGTGGAGACCAACTTCAATGTCGATCCGCGTGCGGCAATTGAAGCGCTGAAAGCTCTCAACAGCCGGTACGGATTCAATGTCGATACCGCTCCATTAATGGAGCAGGCCGATCAGGTGGAGGCCATGATGCACCAGCTGGCAAATGATGTACTGGATCAGGAGCAGTCCGAGGAAAAACCGATCTCTGCCGGTGAGCAGATGATGTACGGGTGA
- a CDS encoding DUF473 domain-containing protein, with protein sequence MQLIGLAGISPEVIVELKKGRPRTVEFVSAQNVVSASAVKVGDPVFISSVPQDDLTAGDPGIIATVTASAVTMQRISSAVPGVYHEERERLSVRLQLKIACTSHIKRVLDRGCCKVLLVDVVECSCPRAK encoded by the coding sequence ATGCAGCTGATAGGTCTTGCCGGAATCTCTCCCGAAGTTATTGTCGAACTGAAGAAAGGTCGTCCGAGAACCGTGGAGTTTGTCAGTGCCCAGAATGTGGTGTCAGCATCTGCTGTAAAAGTGGGCGATCCGGTGTTCATCTCCTCTGTTCCGCAGGACGATCTGACGGCTGGCGATCCAGGAATCATTGCAACGGTCACTGCTTCTGCAGTTACGATGCAGCGAATTTCAAGCGCGGTTCCTGGCGTCTACCATGAAGAGCGTGAGCGTCTGTCTGTTCGTCTGCAGCTGAAGATTGCCTGCACCTCTCACATCAAACGGGTTTTGGACCGCGGATGCTGCAAAGTCCTCCTTGTAGATGTGGTGGAGTGCAGCTGTCCGCGGGCAAAATAA
- a CDS encoding GTP-binding protein — protein MGLDEEIKSLEDEIRNTRYNKATSQHIGRLKAKLAKIKDDAVSRAMKSAGGGEGYSVKKSGDGTIVLVGFPSVGKSTLLNKLTGAESETAAYAFTTLTVVPGLMEYKGAKIQILDIPGLIAGAAMGKGRGKEVIAVVRTADLIVILGDVFNGVHVDVLMHELYDAGIRINKPKPDITIKRTGYGGIRLNTVGAVDMDIEEVRAILAESKVMNADVLIRGNNVTQDDVIDAMMGNRMYIPAFISINKVDLISEDERKEVEDGMREKYGVDPIMISAHSGYNLEKLQDAIYDYLGFIRIYMKPYGEEADMEEPMIMRRGSTIEDVCRRLHRDFVDQFRYAKIWGTSVKHDAAKVGLQHKVADGDIVTIVTKL, from the coding sequence ATGGGCCTTGACGAAGAGATCAAATCCTTAGAGGATGAGATCAGAAATACCAGATATAACAAGGCAACTTCGCAGCATATCGGCCGGCTCAAAGCCAAACTCGCCAAGATTAAGGATGATGCCGTCAGCCGCGCAATGAAGTCTGCCGGAGGTGGCGAAGGATACTCGGTGAAAAAATCCGGCGACGGAACGATCGTTCTTGTGGGTTTCCCGTCGGTTGGTAAGTCCACGCTCCTGAATAAACTGACCGGAGCAGAAAGCGAGACCGCAGCATATGCATTCACAACCCTGACGGTAGTCCCGGGACTGATGGAGTATAAGGGTGCAAAGATTCAGATTCTGGATATTCCAGGTCTTATTGCGGGAGCAGCAATGGGCAAAGGCCGCGGAAAGGAAGTAATCGCGGTCGTCAGAACGGCAGATCTGATTGTCATCCTCGGAGACGTGTTCAACGGTGTCCACGTGGATGTGCTGATGCATGAGCTCTACGACGCAGGTATCAGAATCAATAAACCAAAGCCTGATATCACCATCAAACGGACCGGATACGGCGGTATACGCTTAAACACCGTCGGTGCGGTTGACATGGATATTGAAGAGGTTCGTGCAATCCTTGCAGAAAGCAAGGTCATGAACGCAGATGTTCTTATCCGCGGCAACAATGTGACGCAGGACGATGTCATTGACGCAATGATGGGCAACCGTATGTATATCCCTGCATTCATCTCCATCAACAAAGTGGACCTCATCTCAGAAGACGAGCGAAAAGAAGTGGAGGACGGAATGCGGGAAAAGTACGGCGTTGATCCGATTATGATCTCTGCGCACTCAGGCTACAATCTTGAAAAACTGCAGGATGCAATCTATGACTATCTCGGATTCATCCGCATCTACATGAAGCCCTACGGCGAAGAGGCTGACATGGAAGAGCCGATGATCATGCGAAGAGGCAGTACCATCGAAGATGTCTGCCGCAGACTTCACCGCGACTTCGTGGACCAGTTCAGATATGCAAAGATCTGGGGAACCTCGGTCAAGCATGATGCGGCAAAAGTGGGTCTGCAGCACAAAGTTGCCGACGGTGACATTGTCACCATCGTAACAAAACTCTAA